TTTGTGCAGGTGGTTTGCAGTTGGTGCATTGGGATATCATACATACTCCTGCAAAAATACAGATTATTATGCCCGAAAGGCAACATTTTATAACATCATTATTGAAAGCTTAACAGTTCCACGGTTTCAATGTGAGTTGTACTATGGATTATTAGATGTATCGTTTGTAAACTCCACTGTGGAAGAGTTGCCTAAGCAGTTGTTCGACTCATTTAATGGTATACAGATTGCAAATCTCACTCGCAGCGGTATCAAATATGTGAATCGTTACAGTCTCGAAAGGGCCCAATCGCTGCAAGTGCTAGATGTATCGTGGAATGCATTGAGCGAGCTGACCGCGAATTGTTTTTCCGGAGCAACTGCTCTAACCAAACTCGTTTTATCATACAATAATATAAGCTCTATTGATAATATGGCCTTCATTTCGCTGATAAATTTGAGGATTCTTCTGTTGACTGGAAATAAACTTCGCTCATTGGACAACAAAGTTTTTGCCTCGCTCAATGCATTACAAACCATTTATCTAGACTTCAATGAGCTTCAAGTGATAGAACGCGATCTCTTCTCCAACAATGATCATCTTCAAAACATTCTTCTCAAAAACAATCACATCAGCGTGGTCGAGGAAGGGGCATTTCCTGTCAAGCCGGACACAGTTGAGGTTAGTGCTGAGTCAGGTCAGTCCAGATCAGGTCTGAGTATTCTTTCATTAAGCAACAATAACCTGACAAAACTCAATCTGAGCGCAGTAGAAGTGAAGAAAGTGTACCTGGCAAACAACAAGCTCGAggaaatctatctctcaccCTCGATAGAATTAGTTTCCGCAGGGAACAACAGAATCGCAAGCATTTTAATGGACAACTCATCGAGCATGAGCCTCACGACACTCGATTTGAACAATAATTCCATCACATCCTTTGAATCGATTGCACATTTAACATCGCTCGTGAACCTCTTTCTATCCAACAACCGGATCGGCCCATTGAACCTCACGAGCTTTGCGAAGTTTACCAAACTCGAACAGCTGGGATTGGAGCGTACGTTCATCTCCAACCTGCAACACGGTACCTTTGCGCAGCAGGAGTCCCTGAAATGGTTAGATCTAAGCTACAATAATCTGGATCGGTTCGATTTCGACATTCTCACATCCTCCATCGCACTGGAGACGATCTTTCTCGACGGCAACCGTCTAAAGTCGCTCAACTTTCAGTACCTCAAAAAGACGTTCCCGTCACTCGTGAAGATTGGGCTGTCCGATAACAACTGGAACTGCACATACCTGATCGAGCTCGTGCGATATTGCACCGCACATTCGATCGCGCTGTTCAAATCCCAATCGTCCGTGCAGaaccaaacgaatgtgaaGGGCATCTACTGTTACGACGATAAGAATCCTCTTGCCAACTGGAACGTTACCATGCAGCAGATGCAGCTACTGCATCCACATCTCAACAGTTCCACAGAGGACGGTGCACTGCAGTCGTTGCTGCAGAGCGTGCTGGAAGATGTGCGTCGTTTCAGCGATAGCAATGCAGACGTAGCGAATCAAACCACCAAGCTCGATGGCGCAGTGTACGATCTGACAAGGAATCAGTTCGCCCTGCAGAAGGATCTCAACAGCTTGCGGCAGTCGCTGTTCGAGATACGGTTGGCATTGATGTCGAACAGGACGAACGGTAGTGCCGGTGTGGATAATAATGAGTTGCGTCGCATGATCGAGACGGCGAACAATTTAACGCTCGACAAACAGGAACTGAGCGCTAAAACACTCGAGTTCAAGATCTACGAACAGACGTTCAAGGTGGATAAAGCGCTGGAGCTTGCCAAGGAGAACAGTGATAAGAACGCGCTGCTGGCGAAGCGAATCGAACAGTGGATTAGCAATATTGCTGGTTCCGGTGGCGTTGCTTTACTAGCGCAAGATAAACAGCAACAGCTTGTACAACAGAGTGCTGCACATGTAAGCGGAGGCAGCGGTGACCATGGGCTGATGATTGCAATGTTTGTAATGTTGTGTCTCATGATGGGGGTGATTGTGTTTggcttttttaaatttcatcgcCGTTCGACAAACGCCGAACGGAATCGTTATACAACCAGAGAGAGTCTGGCCGCAATGATCAATAACGATATTTGACCTGCTTTTGTGCTGCTGTGCCCGTTGTAAGAAGGAATATAATttcatgtttaatgtttaattacataaataaatgaccCAGTACACAACGAAGTTATGACTACAAGCGTATATAGTTTGCCTTATATTTAGTGCAAAAACGAATCTAACAATACTTCTTTTGCGTcgagaatgataaaaaatataattggaAGCATTCTTTATTTTCACAAATCAGACCttgtagttgttgttgataggaaaacatcaaaacatcatagcaTCATGTACGAAATATTCCCATAACAATTTTTGATATTCGTAGATAGCAAACAATCCCATAAATCTAATGCATGTGTGCTAATTGATCAGGAAGCGATCGATCTTTACGAACGGGCGGGCTCGTACAGCATAAATACGATATTTAACATTCAAAGTATACTGCAAGTGCCGCGGTTTTGGGACCCGTTACACACTTCTGCCAGCGGGAATCGCGCTCATTCGCACAAAAACTTTCACCAGAATTGTCggttttaatcaatttatacCTGCAGGCGGTGGTGCGTTCCGTGAACTGTCGCGCACACCGGTGTGCACCAACGTCATAATCTAATTATGCGGTAATGTTATCGGAAGATATTAGGTGCTAAAGTTTCACCTCGCTGTAAAATTTGCTAACGTGTGCCGTGGTGCAAAGACGCTGGCGCTTCCTTccttgttttaattatttcatgaGGTTGGTGCGGTTTGCTCGGTGGGAAATTCGGAAGCAAGCATCGGCGTAGCGGGAAGGAAGTTAATAATTGACTTTTCAATTTGTGAATATACTTACGTGCACTATGATATATTTCGGTCATGTATCCAGTTTGGTGTGGAAACAAAACGCTACAGGCCGAAGTACAACTAGTATCATTTTATTTGTGCATCATTAAAAGTGCACAATTATGCTACTTCACTTATtgcaatgtgttttgtttgtctcctGCGCTCACTCACACttttaagttttaattttccacctaGTGGTTGTGATGAATATACTTTTACTTTTAACTAAAATACATGCCCCATACGTCATCGTTACGGTGCGTGGACTCAGTTCCGCGGTGCTATGCGAGAAGTTTGTAGGGTGCACTTTTTAGTTGGCCATAAATAATGCTCTATGAAACGGGGACGAACAAAAACGCAAAGTACTCTGTTAGCCTAAGTGCTCAGgctgttttgtatgtgtgtgctgtatgggTGCAAGTGTACTGGAACTGATAGAGAACACAAAGAATACTATGCAAGGTTTTCCAAAAGTGTACAAAGGtgtgcatcttttttttctgttacatAACTTTAAAGTGAATATTATAATGGAAGTTGATGCTAAAGCTGGAGCATAAATGGAACGTTAGGCTTGTCCCATATTAATTAGTTGCCCTAAGAATATAAAAGTCAAATACTGAATATAAAAGTCAAATCAACTCACAGCGTGTTTTAATGCCACACAAGCAGCGATAACAGTGTGATAACTTGTTGACACCATGGGTTGTGGTGATTAAAAATAGCATGacaaagtgaacaaaaacaggaaaaaaactaAGCACTTTACACACGCTTTCAAAAGCATAAAACGTACATCTCgcaatttgaaacaatattcaATCCAAACAATTGCTTGTAATACGATACCCATGAAGCTGCGGCCAATGTAGGTCAACAGTACAGCGTAAACCTGGTGAGTCATGCCCCCAATAAAGGCACACAACTACAACCGTTCCCATGTAGCGGAACATTCTTCTCAAGTCTGTTTCCttgttacaaacaaaacacgtttCGTATCGGAAAATCAAGGTAAtatgctggtgctggtgctgctcgTTCCGCTCCCAAAGGTATCGGAAATGGTAGCATATCGAAGGAAATTGGAGCTCGTTCATAATGGATTTATGAAGTGTACGCCCAATCCTGAACGTT
This Anopheles marshallii chromosome 3, idAnoMarsDA_429_01, whole genome shotgun sequence DNA region includes the following protein-coding sequences:
- the LOC128712345 gene encoding uncharacterized protein LOC128712345; protein product: MEQAKNDYYARKATFYNIIIESLTVPRFQCELYYGLLDVSFVNSTVEELPKQLFDSFNGIQIANLTRSGIKYVNRYSLERAQSLQVLDVSWNALSELTANCFSGATALTKLVLSYNNISSIDNMAFISLINLRILLLTGNKLRSLDNKVFASLNALQTIYLDFNELQVIERDLFSNNDHLQNILLKNNHISVVEEGAFPVKPDTVEVSAESGQSRSGLSILSLSNNNLTKLNLSAVEVKKVYLANNKLEEIYLSPSIELVSAGNNRIASILMDNSSSMSLTTLDLNNNSITSFESIAHLTSLVNLFLSNNRIGPLNLTSFAKFTKLEQLGLERTFISNLQHGTFAQQESLKWLDLSYNNLDRFDFDILTSSIALETIFLDGNRLKSLNFQYLKKTFPSLVKIGLSDNNWNCTYLIELVRYCTAHSIALFKSQSSVQNQTNVKGIYCYDDKNPLANWNVTMQQMQLLHPHLNSSTEDGALQSLLQSVLEDVRRFSDSNADVANQTTKLDGAVYDLTRNQFALQKDLNSLRQSLFEIRLALMSNRTNGSAGVDNNELRRMIETANNLTLDKQELSAKTLEFKIYEQTFKVDKALELAKENSDKNALLAKRIEQWISNIAGSGGVALLAQDKQQQLVQQSAAHVSGGSGDHGLMIAMFVMLCLMMGVIVFGFFKFHRRSTNAERNRYTTRESLAAMINNDI